In one Saccharibacillus brassicae genomic region, the following are encoded:
- the accC gene encoding acetyl-CoA carboxylase biotin carboxylase subunit: MSQAQAEGGRIDLETTKFNKILIANRGEIAVRIIRACREMGISTVAVYSEADRDSLHVRLADEAYCIGPTASKDSYLNFTNLMSIATLTECDAVHPGYGFLAENADFAEICESCNITFIGPSPDSITKMGDKAVAKLTMQSAGVPVIPGSDGLVEDLDEAIQIARGIGYPVIIKATAGGGGKGIRLAEDEDTLRQQIVAAQQEAEKAFGNAGVYLEKFLTGMKHVEIQLIADKHGNAVHLGERDCSVQRRRQKLVEEAPCSIISEEVRTAMGAAAVRAAHAVNYSGAGTLEFLLSPDGSFYFMEMNTRIQVEHPVTEMVTGVDLIQEMISVAEGNPLSFTQEDVTINGWSIECRINAEDPDRNFMPAPGKISFYLPPGGPGVRVDSAAYQGYTIPPFYDSMIAKLIVWAPTRTQAIAKMKRALAEFAVEGIATTIPFHQRLLNHETFVRGDFDIKFLEENEV, translated from the coding sequence ATGAGTCAAGCGCAAGCGGAAGGAGGACGCATCGATTTGGAAACGACGAAATTCAACAAGATTCTGATCGCCAACCGCGGCGAAATCGCTGTGCGGATTATTCGCGCGTGCCGCGAAATGGGCATCTCGACGGTGGCGGTCTATTCCGAAGCCGACCGCGATTCGCTGCATGTCCGCCTGGCCGACGAAGCGTACTGCATCGGGCCGACGGCGTCCAAAGACAGCTACCTGAACTTCACGAACCTGATGAGCATCGCGACGCTGACCGAATGCGACGCCGTGCACCCGGGTTACGGATTCCTCGCGGAAAACGCCGACTTCGCGGAAATTTGCGAATCGTGCAACATTACGTTTATCGGCCCTTCGCCGGACAGCATCACCAAGATGGGCGACAAAGCGGTAGCCAAGTTGACGATGCAAAGCGCGGGCGTTCCGGTCATTCCGGGTTCCGACGGTCTGGTCGAAGACCTGGACGAAGCGATCCAGATCGCGCGCGGCATCGGTTATCCGGTTATCATCAAAGCGACCGCGGGCGGCGGCGGCAAAGGCATTCGCCTGGCCGAAGACGAAGACACGCTGCGCCAGCAGATCGTGGCTGCCCAGCAGGAGGCGGAGAAAGCGTTCGGCAACGCCGGCGTCTATCTGGAGAAATTCCTCACCGGCATGAAGCACGTGGAAATCCAGCTGATCGCCGACAAGCACGGCAATGCGGTACATTTGGGCGAGCGGGACTGCTCCGTGCAGCGCCGCCGGCAAAAATTGGTCGAAGAAGCCCCTTGTTCGATCATCTCCGAAGAAGTGCGGACAGCGATGGGCGCGGCGGCGGTACGCGCCGCCCATGCGGTCAACTATTCCGGCGCGGGCACGCTCGAGTTCCTGCTCAGCCCGGACGGCAGCTTCTACTTCATGGAGATGAATACCCGGATTCAGGTCGAGCATCCGGTGACCGAGATGGTCACGGGCGTCGATCTGATCCAGGAGATGATCTCGGTCGCCGAAGGCAATCCGCTGTCGTTCACCCAAGAGGACGTGACGATCAACGGCTGGTCGATCGAATGCCGGATCAACGCCGAAGATCCGGATCGCAACTTCATGCCGGCTCCGGGCAAGATCAGCTTCTATCTGCCTCCGGGCGGACCGGGCGTGCGGGTGGACAGCGCCGCTTACCAGGGCTATACCATTCCGCCGTTCTACGATTCCATGATCGCGAAGCTGATCGTCTGGGCGCCGACGCGCACGCAGGCCATCGCCAAAATGAAGCGGGCACTGGCCGAATTCGCCGTCGAAGGCATCGCGACCACGATCCCGTTCCACCAGCGTCTGCTGAATCACGAAACGTTCGTACGCGGCGATTTCGACATCAAATTCCTTGAAGAAAACGAAGTCTGA
- the accB gene encoding acetyl-CoA carboxylase biotin carboxyl carrier protein, translated as MFKISEIKELIELLDRTSVQELELEEEGTRVVIRKGSRIDASALQFAVNAQQPQAQTVQAPSAPAAAVPAQASAPDESLHKIVSPMVGTFYASPSPDADAYVNAGSRVNEKSVVCIIEAMKLMNELLAEVKGEIVEVLAENGQLVEYGQPLFLVRSE; from the coding sequence ATGTTTAAAATAAGCGAAATCAAAGAACTTATCGAACTGCTCGACCGGACTTCGGTTCAAGAATTGGAACTGGAGGAAGAAGGCACGCGCGTCGTCATCCGCAAAGGCAGCCGTATCGACGCTTCGGCCCTGCAGTTTGCCGTGAACGCGCAGCAGCCCCAGGCGCAGACGGTCCAAGCGCCAAGCGCGCCGGCCGCGGCGGTGCCTGCCCAGGCATCGGCACCCGACGAGTCTTTACATAAAATCGTCTCCCCGATGGTCGGCACGTTCTACGCTTCGCCGTCCCCGGATGCCGATGCCTATGTAAACGCGGGCAGCCGCGTCAACGAGAAATCCGTCGTCTGCATCATCGAAGCGATGAAGCTCATGAACGAGCTGCTGGCCGAAGTCAAAGGCGAGATCGTGGAAGTGCTGGCCGAGAACGGACAGCTCGTCGAATACGGACAGCCGCTGTTCCTGGTCAGATCGGAATGA
- a CDS encoding aspartate kinase, with protein MSLFVMKFGGSSVGDTERMQRVAKRVAEKKEEGHGCVVVVSAMGDTTDDLIDTAKRLSDNLPAREMDMLMTTGEQISISLLSIAIQAIGHEAVSFTGWQAGFETEANHGSARITNIRPDRVLKALEDGKIVIVAGFQGMSEDGEITTLGRGGSDTTAVALAAAIQADACEIYTDVDGIYSTDPRIVKCARKLPSISYDEMLELANLGAAVLHPRAVEYAKHNSVRLIVRSSFNYNEGTVVEEESSMEQGVVVSGIAYDKNVARISILGVSDVPGVLAGLFGALAAERVDVDIIVQSGSQGGTADFSFTVNGSEVERALQVIESTRGKVPYRELTSETELVKVSIVGAGMVSHPGVAAEMFRVISDQGVSIKMVSTSEIKVSCVIEGEKVKDIIAALHTAYNLDAQEQAFVGGPQDRR; from the coding sequence TTGTCATTATTCGTCATGAAATTCGGCGGCAGTTCCGTCGGCGATACCGAGCGTATGCAGCGGGTCGCCAAGCGGGTCGCCGAGAAAAAAGAAGAAGGACACGGCTGCGTCGTCGTCGTATCCGCGATGGGCGACACGACCGACGACCTGATCGATACGGCCAAGCGGCTGAGCGACAATCTGCCGGCCCGGGAGATGGACATGCTGATGACGACGGGAGAGCAGATCTCGATCTCGCTGCTGTCGATCGCTATTCAGGCCATCGGCCACGAAGCGGTCTCGTTTACCGGCTGGCAGGCGGGCTTCGAGACGGAAGCCAACCACGGCAGCGCCCGGATCACGAACATTCGTCCGGATCGGGTGTTGAAAGCGCTGGAAGACGGCAAAATCGTTATCGTCGCCGGCTTCCAGGGCATGAGCGAAGACGGCGAGATCACGACGCTCGGACGCGGAGGCTCCGATACGACCGCCGTGGCGCTGGCCGCGGCGATCCAGGCCGACGCCTGCGAGATTTACACGGACGTCGACGGTATCTATTCGACCGATCCGCGGATCGTCAAATGCGCGCGCAAGCTGCCTTCGATTTCGTACGACGAGATGCTGGAACTCGCGAATCTCGGCGCGGCGGTGTTGCATCCCCGCGCCGTGGAATACGCCAAGCACAACAGCGTCCGCCTGATCGTCCGTTCGAGTTTTAATTATAATGAAGGAACCGTAGTGGAGGAGGAGTCGAGCATGGAACAGGGAGTGGTGGTAAGCGGGATCGCTTACGATAAAAACGTGGCGCGGATCAGCATTTTGGGCGTATCCGACGTGCCGGGCGTGTTGGCCGGATTGTTCGGGGCGCTGGCAGCGGAGCGCGTGGACGTCGACATCATCGTGCAGAGCGGGTCGCAGGGCGGCACGGCCGACTTCTCCTTCACGGTGAACGGCTCCGAAGTGGAACGGGCGCTTCAGGTCATCGAAAGCACGCGAGGCAAAGTGCCTTACCGCGAATTGACTTCCGAGACGGAACTTGTCAAAGTCTCGATCGTCGGCGCCGGCATGGTCAGCCATCCGGGCGTGGCCGCGGAAATGTTCCGGGTCATCTCGGATCAGGGCGTCAGCATCAAAATGGTCAGCACGTCGGAGATCAAAGTCTCCTGCGTGATCGAAGGCGAGAAAGTCAAAGACATCATCGCGGCGCTGCATACGGCCTATAACCTGGATGCCCAGGAACAGGCTTTCGTGGGCGGTCCGCAGGACCGGCGTTAA
- the efp gene encoding elongation factor P, with product MISVNDFKTGLTVEVDGDIFTVIEFQHVKPGKGAAFVRSKLKNLRNGNTVERTFRAGESIGRAQIENRGVQYLYASAQDHTFMDNETYDQFTLTSDQLEWELKFLRENMNVHIISYKGEILGINLPTSVELKVVETEPGIKGNTATGASKSAKLETGHSVQVPLFINEGDVLLIDTREGKYISRA from the coding sequence ATGATCTCAGTTAACGATTTTAAAACAGGCCTGACCGTCGAAGTCGACGGCGACATCTTCACCGTAATCGAATTCCAGCACGTCAAACCGGGCAAAGGCGCGGCATTCGTACGCTCCAAGCTCAAAAACCTGCGCAACGGCAACACCGTTGAGCGCACGTTCCGCGCCGGCGAGTCGATCGGCCGCGCGCAGATCGAAAACCGCGGCGTGCAGTACCTGTACGCAAGCGCACAGGATCACACGTTCATGGACAACGAGACATACGACCAGTTCACGTTGACCAGCGACCAGCTCGAATGGGAACTCAAATTCCTGCGCGAGAACATGAACGTGCACATCATCAGCTACAAAGGCGAGATTCTCGGCATCAACCTGCCGACGAGCGTCGAGCTCAAAGTCGTCGAAACGGAGCCGGGCATCAAAGGCAACACGGCGACGGGCGCTTCCAAAAGCGCGAAGCTCGAAACGGGCCACAGCGTTCAGGTGCCGTTGTTCATCAACGAAGGCGACGTGCTGCTGATCGATACGCGCGAAGGCAAATACATTTCCCGCGCGTAG
- a CDS encoding M24 family metallopeptidase — MQQRVSKLREAMSAQGVGAMFVASDINRRYLTGFTGSAGYVLITETDSYLLTDFRYMTQAPQQAQGFDVVEHAPKVMETVKELLGAATKLGFEQEHVTFATYQNYREALEGVELVPVSGLVEGLRIFKDEGELAIMREAAALADRTFSHILTKIRAGVTERELDLQMEMFMRENGATSSSFDTIVASGERSALPHGVASSRVLQGNEFITFDFGALLNGYCSDVTRTVVLGEASDRHREVYNIVLEAQLNALDKIRPGMTGREADALTRDIISSYGYGDNYGHSTGHGLGMEVHESPRLSKLSDDILKPGMVVTVEPGIYIPGFGGVRIEDDIVITETGIEIITSSTKDLLLLPLA, encoded by the coding sequence ATGCAGCAGCGTGTAAGCAAATTGCGCGAAGCGATGTCCGCCCAGGGCGTCGGCGCGATGTTTGTAGCCAGTGACATTAATCGTCGTTACCTGACCGGATTCACGGGTTCCGCCGGATACGTGTTGATTACCGAAACGGACAGTTATTTACTGACCGATTTCCGTTATATGACGCAGGCGCCGCAGCAGGCCCAGGGTTTTGACGTGGTCGAGCATGCGCCGAAGGTGATGGAAACGGTTAAAGAATTGTTGGGGGCCGCGACCAAACTCGGTTTCGAGCAGGAACATGTCACATTTGCGACGTACCAAAACTACCGGGAAGCGCTTGAAGGCGTCGAACTCGTGCCGGTGTCGGGTCTTGTGGAAGGCCTGCGCATCTTCAAGGACGAGGGCGAGCTTGCCATCATGCGCGAAGCGGCGGCGTTGGCCGACCGGACTTTCAGTCATATTCTGACGAAGATCCGCGCGGGCGTTACCGAGCGCGAGCTTGATTTGCAGATGGAAATGTTCATGCGCGAAAACGGGGCGACGTCTTCGTCGTTCGACACGATCGTCGCTTCGGGCGAACGGTCGGCGCTTCCGCACGGCGTGGCCAGCTCGCGCGTGCTGCAGGGCAACGAATTCATCACGTTCGATTTCGGCGCCCTGCTGAACGGGTACTGTTCCGACGTGACCCGTACCGTCGTGCTCGGCGAAGCGAGCGACCGGCACCGCGAGGTGTATAACATCGTGCTCGAAGCACAGTTGAACGCGCTCGACAAGATTCGTCCGGGCATGACCGGCCGCGAAGCGGACGCGCTCACCCGCGACATCATCTCGTCGTACGGTTACGGCGACAACTACGGCCACAGCACGGGCCACGGCCTCGGCATGGAAGTGCACGAGAGCCCGCGCCTGTCGAAGCTCAGCGACGATATCCTCAAGCCGGGCATGGTCGTGACGGTGGAGCCGGGCATTTATATTCCGGGCTTCGGCGGCGTACGGATCGAAGACGATATCGTGATTACCGAAACGGGAATCGAGATTATCACTTCTTCGACCAAAGATCTTCTCCTTCTGCCTCTGGCATAA
- a CDS encoding DUF1385 domain-containing protein, with protein MSEKSAPVAYGGQAVIEGVMFGGRHVNVTAVRRKSGEITFLEVPREEKGWVRSLRKIPLLRGLVSLIDSSVKGSKHLNYSFDAYADDEMTPEEREELKAKNKKGEAKLGLGAIIGVTAAAILSFIVGKVVFTLVPVFVEQFLFKGAFEHQIYHNLTEGGIKLILLLLYLYLISLTPIVKRLFQYHGAEHKVISAFEAGEELTPENVQKYTRLHYRCGSSFIMLTVIIGVLIYSLFTWDSLAERVVQRLLLLPVVMGVSFEFLKFTNALRDVPVLRYLGYPGLWLQLLTTKEPTDEQVEVSIASFNRMRELDAVYAKQGAPASVPDAILDPLEG; from the coding sequence TTGTCTGAAAAATCCGCTCCCGTCGCCTACGGCGGACAAGCCGTAATCGAAGGAGTCATGTTCGGCGGCAGGCACGTGAACGTCACCGCGGTACGCCGCAAGAGCGGGGAGATCACTTTCCTCGAAGTGCCCCGCGAAGAAAAAGGCTGGGTGCGCTCGCTGCGCAAAATCCCGCTGCTGCGCGGACTCGTCAGCCTGATCGATTCCAGCGTCAAAGGCTCCAAGCATCTCAACTATTCGTTCGACGCCTACGCCGACGACGAGATGACGCCCGAAGAACGCGAAGAATTGAAAGCGAAGAACAAAAAAGGCGAAGCCAAACTCGGACTCGGCGCCATCATCGGCGTGACGGCCGCGGCAATCCTTTCTTTTATCGTCGGCAAAGTCGTCTTCACGCTCGTCCCGGTCTTCGTCGAACAATTTCTGTTCAAAGGCGCGTTCGAACATCAAATCTACCACAACCTGACAGAAGGCGGCATCAAGCTGATCCTGCTGCTGCTGTATCTGTACCTGATCTCGCTCACGCCGATCGTCAAACGGCTGTTCCAATATCACGGAGCCGAGCACAAAGTCATCAGCGCGTTCGAAGCCGGCGAAGAGCTGACTCCGGAAAACGTGCAAAAGTATACCCGGCTCCATTACCGATGCGGCAGCAGCTTCATTATGCTGACGGTCATCATCGGCGTTCTGATCTACTCCCTGTTCACCTGGGATTCCCTCGCCGAGCGCGTCGTTCAGCGCCTGCTGCTGCTGCCGGTCGTCATGGGCGTGTCGTTCGAATTCCTGAAGTTCACGAACGCGCTGCGCGACGTACCGGTGCTCCGCTATCTCGGTTACCCGGGACTGTGGCTGCAGCTGCTGACGACCAAAGAACCGACCGACGAGCAGGTTGAAGTGTCGATCGCGTCGTTCAACCGGATGCGCGAACTCGATGCCGTCTATGCCAAACAAGGCGCCCCCGCTTCGGTGCCGGACGCCATACTCGATCCGCTGGAGGGTTGA
- a CDS encoding DUF2207 domain-containing protein — MKKPGAAGFVILALAALGIVQILMNPSITWLIPIVIIAVVALLYFFLPNSRRPGGFRSTGGGRQPKIKPSARTQEKMARMSSSGSAKAAPARPGKAPALPAKNPKKRKNYPFQVIEGRKGKDEDDIPKFH; from the coding sequence ATGAAAAAACCGGGAGCCGCCGGCTTCGTGATTCTCGCGCTTGCCGCGCTTGGCATCGTTCAAATCTTGATGAATCCGTCCATTACATGGTTGATTCCGATCGTCATCATCGCGGTAGTCGCCCTGCTGTACTTCTTCCTTCCGAATTCGCGCCGCCCCGGCGGATTCCGCTCGACAGGCGGCGGCAGACAGCCGAAGATCAAACCTTCGGCCCGCACGCAGGAGAAGATGGCGCGCATGTCGTCTTCCGGTTCGGCGAAAGCCGCGCCTGCCCGCCCGGGCAAAGCGCCGGCCTTGCCGGCGAAAAATCCGAAAAAGCGGAAAAACTATCCGTTTCAGGTGATCGAAGGCCGCAAAGGCAAAGACGAAGACGATATTCCGAAGTTTCACTAA